ATGAAGAGCAGGTGACTCCTGAAGCTTCCTTTCTAGACGATTTAGGTGCCGATTCACTGGACACGGTCGAGTTGATTATGGCATTCGAAGAGGAATTCAAGGACCAGATCAATGGGGAAATCCCTGAA
This window of the Verrucomicrobiota bacterium genome carries:
- a CDS encoding acyl carrier protein, with translation MADKTTEERVKEIIVNQLNVNEEQVTPEASFLDDLGADSLDTVELIMAFEEEFKDQINGEIPESDAEKLQTVGSVVEYLKSKSS